One Deltaproteobacteria bacterium DNA segment encodes these proteins:
- a CDS encoding ATP synthase subunit I, whose amino-acid sequence MMLQDEALLKRIEMIIWVLLGILSLTSFALCPFKFSLGVFIGGVLAVGNFYLMKRNLRRALDPARLSGARFFYLFKYYLRFAALGIIIALLLISGRVSPFGLLLGLSIIVIGIVLVGFNEARKLICRGVV is encoded by the coding sequence GCTCTTCTCAAAAGAATTGAAATGATTATCTGGGTACTGCTCGGTATCCTGAGTCTGACCAGCTTTGCCCTTTGCCCGTTCAAGTTCAGCCTCGGCGTGTTCATCGGAGGAGTCCTTGCTGTTGGCAATTTTTACCTCATGAAGCGAAACCTGCGGCGGGCTCTCGATCCAGCAAGATTGTCGGGAGCACGATTTTTCTATCTTTTCAAGTATTATTTGCGCTTTGCGGCTCTGGGCATCATCATAGCCCTGTTGCTGATCAGCGGCCGAGTAAGCCCGTTTGGCTTGCTATTGGGGCTTTCTATTATTGTGATTGGCATCGTCTTGGTGGGATTTAACGAAGCACGGAAACTCATTTGCAGGGGGGTAGTGTAG